TTGGACGGCAATTCAGTCAGGTTATTGGAATGCCGGCCCACGCCGCGCTCATAATCTGCTGTAAAGAAAAGTGGCAGGCCAGATTCTTCTTGCAAGGTCCGCGTTTGTTCATACACGTCTTGCGGATCCATGGCGCGGGAAACGATAAATCCACCGACATAAAAATCTTCAACAGCTTCCATGGCACGCTCTCGGGCGCGCTGCGAGGTGCCGTCGAGATTTATAATAAATAGCTGCCCAATTTTCTCATCGAGGGAAAGATTTTCCATCATTGAGTCGACCCAGGCATCTCCATCAGTTGGGTCAGGTTTGAGCAGGTTCAGCACCTCATCATCATAATCAAAGAAGAGGCTATCGAGGGCTGCATTGAACGCCGTCTGCGCGATCAGGCGATCAGCTTCGATAGAGCGTTCCTCATCCACGACCCAACTGTCTGGTGAAAAACAGCCGGCCCTGAATAGAATGAAAACCGTAATAAGGACCAGACTTCCTACCTGGAAGGCGTCCCATCGGGGAATAGTACGAATCCGTTCGATTGTATCTCGGGAGTATTTTTTACAACAACCCGGGTATTTTGTCCACGTTAAAGAACACTGCGTTTCTGCAACAGAGGTTCCTTATGTCGTTGAAAATAACCGATTTGTGTGAACTTCACTAATCTAAAATTGCTGCCTTATATTCTTTTGGAATTAATGAGCCAAAGAATATACCACTTATGAAAACGAAGCTCCGCCAAGAGTGGCAGCGGTTTGTAGATGCATTCCGGCAATTGGACAAGCAGACGATGTTCGTGCTCACCATGGCCGGCTTCCTCATAGTAATACAATTCAATCTTGGTAGCCGTAGCTTTTTCCGCAAAGAAATAGCGCCTTTTCTCTTCGATGACGTGTGGCATGGGCTTGCCAGTTGGGGCTGGTGGTTTACCATACAGGGTATAACCGGCTTTGTCATCCCCGTTTTATGCCTCATTTTCATCTTCAAACGCAAGCCTTCGGAAATAGGCCTTGGGCTTGGCGATTGGAAACTGGCATCGATTCTCGCGCTCTGCTACCTGCCACTTGTTGGTATCGGCACCTGGATTCTTTCCGATAGTCCATCCTTTCAATCCCACTACCCCCACTACAATCAGGCGGCCTACGACTGGACCGCGTTCTTCATTTATGAACTCCTCTTTCTCTTTTACTGGATAGGCTGGGAGTACCTGTGGCGCGGCTTTATGCTCTTCGGCATTTCCCACACCTTTGGCATGCAGGCTATTTTTATTCAGATGGTACCGTTTGCCGCCCTGCACGTAGACAAACCGCTCCCTGAGGCCCTGCTCTCTGTTGTCGGCGGCATAGCGCTTGGCGCACTGGTGTGGCGGTGTCGCTCATTCTGGATTGCTGTGCCTATCCACGCAGCTCAAATGCTGATTCTTGACTTCTGGTGTACCCTCCGCTTGAGAACCGGCGTTGAAGGCATTGGCGTTGGCGATATGATGCAGGTTTTTCAACGGTGGCTCGGGGGGTAGGGATGCGACACACCCCTGTCCGACGTTGTCGGACTGTCCCCTCTCGAGAGGGGAATTTTTCTGCCCATAGACCATTTCGGTTAGTTAGCTTTTCGTCTGTTCGCGGTTGAATACGCTACCTGTTCTCCATCGGCAAACTTCCCCCCTCCAAATAAGATGGCAATCCCCATGCGGACTAACTGGGCCGGCAACCTTAGATACAGTACGGACCGCCTGCACCTGCCGGCGTCT
The DNA window shown above is from Bacteroidota bacterium and carries:
- a CDS encoding CPBP family intramembrane glutamic endopeptidase, giving the protein MKTKLRQEWQRFVDAFRQLDKQTMFVLTMAGFLIVIQFNLGSRSFFRKEIAPFLFDDVWHGLASWGWWFTIQGITGFVIPVLCLIFIFKRKPSEIGLGLGDWKLASILALCYLPLVGIGTWILSDSPSFQSHYPHYNQAAYDWTAFFIYELLFLFYWIGWEYLWRGFMLFGISHTFGMQAIFIQMVPFAALHVDKPLPEALLSVVGGIALGALVWRCRSFWIAVPIHAAQMLILDFWCTLRLRTGVEGIGVGDMMQVFQRWLGG